Proteins co-encoded in one Cupriavidus nantongensis genomic window:
- a CDS encoding AraC family transcriptional regulator — protein sequence MSLPADAPAAPAASRWWADPALPFAESRRASHSSASYLPHSHPTLSVGAVDGGASRFACGDENAVLGPGAVVVIPAQQVHACNPEPDGRWSYQMLHFDPAWAAAVLDEDSAARAWLPARVMTSPSVYGLVCGLNRMLFSPADSVEKEAALVAFIGDLHAAIDTGASARTLPVPAAVSARVAQLCELLRERHAERLPLAELARACGLSRYHLVRAFRAETGMTPHAYQLDLRIQHGRRLLRQGAALADVALALGFADQSHFQRAFKQRVAMTPRGYQRAA from the coding sequence GTGAGCCTGCCCGCGGATGCACCGGCGGCCCCGGCCGCCAGCCGCTGGTGGGCCGATCCCGCGCTGCCGTTTGCCGAAAGCCGGCGCGCCAGCCACAGCAGCGCCAGCTACCTGCCGCATAGCCATCCCACCCTGTCGGTCGGCGCCGTCGACGGCGGCGCCAGCCGCTTTGCCTGCGGCGATGAAAACGCGGTGCTCGGGCCGGGCGCGGTGGTGGTGATCCCGGCGCAGCAGGTCCATGCCTGCAATCCGGAGCCGGACGGGCGCTGGAGCTACCAGATGCTGCATTTCGACCCGGCGTGGGCCGCGGCCGTGCTGGACGAGGACAGCGCGGCGCGGGCCTGGCTGCCGGCCCGCGTGATGACCTCGCCGTCGGTCTACGGGCTGGTCTGCGGGTTGAACCGCATGCTGTTCTCGCCTGCCGACAGCGTCGAGAAAGAGGCCGCGCTGGTGGCCTTCATCGGCGATCTGCATGCCGCCATCGACACCGGCGCAAGCGCCCGGACGCTGCCGGTACCGGCCGCCGTCTCCGCCCGCGTGGCGCAGTTGTGCGAGCTGCTGCGCGAACGCCATGCCGAGCGGCTGCCGCTGGCCGAACTGGCGCGCGCCTGCGGCCTGAGCCGCTACCACCTGGTGCGGGCCTTCCGCGCCGAAACCGGCATGACGCCGCACGCCTACCAGCTCGACCTGCGCATCCAGCACGGGCGCCGCCTGCTGCGGCAGGGCGCGGCGCTGGCCGACGTCGCGCTGGCGCTGGGGTTTGCCGACCAGAGCCACTTCCAGCGCGCCTTCAAGCAGCGCGTGGCCATGACGCCGCGCGGGTACCAGCGCGCCGCCTGA
- a CDS encoding 2OG-Fe(II) oxygenase — translation MIREASVAGGKAGYTESSPELEQWLARHIAQGFAADALVLSMLRSGYDDAFARRSVAAAFARDTGGAAPARPAPAEPAAAGTPAVYAADGGDRRVPVLFRLASPQVQLFQQLLSDDECDALVALSRGRLARSPVVNPDTGDENLIDARTSMGAMFQVAEHALIARIEARIAAVTGVPAEHGEGLQILNYKPGGEYQPHFDYFNPQRPGEARQLSVGGQRIATLVIYLNTPEAGGATAFPRVGLEVAPVKGNAVYFSYLLPDGTLDDRTLHAGLPVAAGEKWIATKWLRERPYRSAA, via the coding sequence ATGATCCGCGAAGCATCCGTTGCCGGCGGCAAGGCCGGCTACACCGAATCCTCGCCCGAACTCGAACAATGGCTGGCCCGGCATATCGCCCAGGGGTTTGCAGCCGATGCGCTGGTGCTGTCGATGCTGCGCTCGGGCTACGACGACGCCTTCGCGCGCCGGTCGGTGGCCGCGGCGTTTGCCCGGGACACCGGCGGCGCGGCGCCGGCACGGCCCGCGCCAGCTGAACCCGCGGCGGCCGGCACGCCCGCGGTCTACGCCGCCGACGGCGGCGACCGCCGCGTGCCGGTGCTGTTCCGGCTGGCGTCGCCCCAGGTGCAGCTGTTCCAGCAGCTGCTGAGCGACGACGAATGCGATGCGCTGGTGGCGCTGTCGCGCGGCCGGCTGGCGCGCTCGCCGGTGGTCAATCCCGACACCGGCGACGAGAACCTGATCGACGCCCGCACCAGCATGGGCGCGATGTTCCAGGTGGCCGAGCACGCCCTGATCGCGCGCATCGAGGCCCGCATCGCCGCGGTCACCGGGGTGCCGGCCGAGCACGGCGAAGGGCTGCAGATCCTCAACTACAAGCCGGGCGGCGAATACCAGCCGCACTTCGACTACTTCAACCCGCAGCGCCCCGGCGAAGCGCGCCAGCTGTCCGTCGGCGGCCAGCGCATCGCCACCCTGGTGATCTACCTGAACACGCCCGAGGCGGGCGGCGCCACCGCGTTCCCGCGCGTAGGCCTGGAGGTGGCGCCGGTCAAGGGCAACGCGGTCTACTTCAGCTACCTGCTGCCCGACGGCACGCTCGATGACCGCACCCTGCACGCGGGCCTGCCGGTGGCCGCCGGCGAAAAGTGGATCGCCACCAAATGGCTGCGCGAACGGCCGTACCGCAGCGCGGCGTGA
- a CDS encoding lytic transglycosylase domain-containing protein encodes MRAVRGLTAATAAARRLAGALLVALLAVAATAAHAGAQKEEDLADSVRGALAAAIADDRPLRPVFASGGERLAYLKWLGEMSARLASRIPEPQVRVELIEVAYYEAKRAGLEPALVLGLIQVESNFRKYAISSAGARGLMQVMPFWVRTIGDSDARKLFHLQSNLRYGCTILRYYLDREQGDLYLALGRYNGSRGRPEYPNAVLAAWKRWQYSEATVTVAGDPEIAPSRPRAPVAEPPARNPFSSQRVAANPS; translated from the coding sequence ATGCGCGCCGTCCGCGGCCTGACCGCCGCAACTGCCGCCGCCCGCCGCCTGGCGGGCGCGCTGCTGGTGGCGCTGCTGGCCGTGGCGGCCACGGCGGCGCACGCCGGCGCGCAGAAGGAAGAAGACCTGGCCGATTCCGTTCGCGGCGCGCTGGCCGCGGCCATTGCCGATGACCGGCCGCTGCGGCCGGTGTTCGCGTCCGGCGGCGAGCGCCTGGCCTACCTGAAGTGGCTGGGCGAGATGTCGGCGCGGCTGGCCTCGCGCATCCCCGAGCCGCAGGTGCGGGTCGAGCTGATCGAGGTGGCCTACTACGAAGCCAAGCGCGCCGGCCTGGAGCCGGCGCTGGTGCTGGGCCTGATCCAGGTCGAAAGCAACTTCCGCAAGTACGCGATCAGCTCGGCCGGCGCGCGCGGGCTGATGCAGGTGATGCCGTTCTGGGTGCGCACCATCGGCGACAGCGACGCGCGCAAGCTGTTCCACCTGCAGAGCAACCTGCGCTACGGCTGCACCATCCTGCGCTATTACCTGGACCGCGAGCAGGGCGACCTGTACCTGGCGCTCGGCCGCTACAACGGCAGCCGCGGCCGCCCGGAATATCCCAACGCGGTGCTGGCGGCGTGGAAGCGCTGGCAGTATTCCGAAGCCACCGTCACGGTGGCCGGCGATCCTGAGATCGCGCCGTCGCGCCCGCGCGCGCCGGTGGCCGAGCCGCCTGCCCGCAACCCGTTCTCGTCGCAGCGCGTCGCAGCCAATCCGTCATGA
- a CDS encoding proline--tRNA ligase, whose amino-acid sequence MKASQFFISTLKEAPADAEIVSHKLMMRAGMIKKLGAGIYTYMPVGLRVIRKVENIVREEMNRAGAVELSMPVIQPAELWQETGRWDKMGPELLRLKDRHERDFAVQPTSEEVVTDIARSEIRSYKQLPLNFYQIQTKFRDERRPRFGIMRGREFTMKDAYSFDRDTDGLRKSYENMYEAYVRIFRRFGLEFRAVAADNGAIGGSGSHEFHVIADTGEDAIVYCPTSAYAANMEAAEALPLLAERAAPKQDLVKTFTPEKVKCEQVAEFLNLPLETNVKSIVLATDGDAGTQIWLLLIRADHELNEVKASKVPGLADFRFATENEIVEAFGSPPGYLGPIDMKKPVKVVADRTVANMSDFVCGANYRDYHYTGVNWGRDLPEPIVADLRNVVAGDASPDGQGTLEICRGIEVGHVFMLGTRYSESMNATFLDENGKTQPMQMGCYGIGITRILGAAIEQNFDERGIIWPAAIAPFAVVICPVGYDRSEAVKAEADRIHAELLAAGVDVILDDRGERPGVMFADWELIGVPHRVVVGDRGLKEGKVEYQGRRDAQATAVGVAEVVAHVRNLLAN is encoded by the coding sequence ATGAAAGCCTCGCAATTCTTCATTTCCACCCTCAAGGAAGCGCCCGCCGACGCGGAAATCGTTTCGCACAAGCTGATGATGCGCGCCGGCATGATCAAGAAGCTGGGCGCCGGCATCTACACCTACATGCCGGTCGGCCTGCGCGTGATCCGCAAGGTGGAGAACATCGTGCGCGAGGAAATGAACCGCGCCGGCGCGGTGGAGCTGTCGATGCCGGTGATCCAGCCGGCCGAACTGTGGCAGGAGACCGGCCGCTGGGACAAGATGGGCCCCGAGCTGCTGCGCCTGAAGGACCGCCATGAGCGCGACTTCGCGGTGCAGCCCACCTCCGAAGAGGTCGTGACCGATATCGCCCGCTCGGAAATCCGCAGCTACAAGCAGCTGCCGCTCAATTTCTACCAGATCCAGACCAAGTTCCGCGACGAGCGCCGGCCGCGCTTCGGCATCATGCGCGGGCGCGAGTTCACCATGAAGGACGCCTATTCCTTCGACCGCGACACCGACGGCCTGCGCAAGTCGTACGAGAACATGTACGAGGCCTACGTGCGCATCTTCCGCCGCTTCGGGCTGGAATTCCGCGCCGTGGCGGCCGACAACGGCGCCATCGGTGGCTCGGGCTCGCATGAGTTCCACGTGATCGCCGACACCGGCGAAGACGCCATCGTCTATTGCCCGACCTCGGCCTACGCCGCCAACATGGAGGCCGCCGAGGCGCTGCCGCTGCTGGCCGAGCGCGCCGCGCCCAAGCAGGACCTGGTCAAGACCTTCACCCCGGAGAAGGTCAAGTGCGAGCAGGTGGCGGAATTCCTGAACCTGCCGCTCGAGACCAACGTCAAGTCGATCGTGCTGGCCACCGACGGCGACGCCGGCACCCAGATCTGGCTGCTGCTGATCCGCGCCGACCACGAGCTGAACGAGGTCAAGGCCTCCAAGGTGCCGGGGCTGGCCGATTTCCGCTTCGCCACCGAGAACGAGATCGTCGAGGCGTTCGGCTCGCCGCCGGGCTACCTTGGCCCGATCGACATGAAGAAGCCGGTCAAGGTGGTGGCCGACCGCACCGTCGCCAACATGAGCGACTTCGTCTGCGGCGCCAACTACCGCGACTACCACTACACCGGCGTCAACTGGGGCCGCGACCTGCCCGAGCCGATCGTGGCCGACCTGCGTAACGTGGTGGCGGGCGACGCCTCGCCGGACGGCCAGGGCACGCTGGAAATCTGCCGCGGCATCGAGGTGGGCCACGTGTTCATGCTGGGCACGCGCTACTCGGAATCGATGAACGCGACCTTCCTCGACGAGAACGGCAAGACCCAGCCGATGCAGATGGGCTGCTACGGCATCGGCATCACCCGCATCCTGGGCGCGGCGATCGAGCAGAACTTCGACGAGCGCGGCATCATCTGGCCGGCCGCGATCGCCCCGTTCGCGGTGGTGATCTGCCCGGTGGGCTACGACCGCTCCGAGGCCGTCAAGGCCGAGGCCGACCGCATCCATGCCGAGCTGCTGGCGGCCGGCGTCGACGTGATCCTCGACGATCGCGGCGAGCGCCCGGGCGTGATGTTTGCCGACTGGGAGCTGATCGGCGTGCCGCACCGCGTGGTGGTGGGCGACCGCGGCCTGAAGGAAGGCAAGGTCGAGTACCAGGGCCGGCGCGACGCGCAGGCCACCGCCGTCGGCGTGGCCGAGGTGGTCGCCCACGTGCGCAACCTGCTGGCGAACTGA
- a CDS encoding RNA pyrophosphohydrolase produces MLDREGFRPNVGIILLNARNEVFWGKRIGEHSWQFPQGGIKYGETPEQAMYRELHEEIGLLPEHVRIVGRTRDWLRYEVPDKFIRREIRGHYKGQKQIWFLLRMAGRDCDIHLRATEHPEFDAWRWSHYWVPLEAVIEFKRDVYQMALTELSRFLNRHPRVPLSPYGTHGNHGAHGVHGRHGGPRGQALSRAQAAQQADADGNAEAPAAADYVSPATPVSTSRSTDD; encoded by the coding sequence ATGCTCGATCGTGAAGGCTTTCGCCCGAACGTCGGCATCATCCTCCTCAACGCAAGAAACGAGGTTTTCTGGGGCAAGCGAATCGGCGAACACTCCTGGCAGTTTCCGCAGGGCGGCATCAAGTACGGCGAAACGCCGGAACAGGCCATGTACCGCGAACTGCATGAGGAAATCGGCCTGCTTCCGGAGCACGTCAGGATCGTCGGTCGCACGCGCGACTGGCTGCGTTACGAGGTGCCGGACAAGTTCATCCGCCGCGAGATCCGCGGCCACTACAAGGGCCAGAAGCAAATCTGGTTCCTGCTGCGCATGGCCGGCAGGGACTGCGACATCCACCTGCGCGCCACCGAGCACCCGGAGTTCGACGCCTGGCGCTGGAGCCATTACTGGGTGCCGCTCGAGGCCGTGATCGAGTTCAAGCGCGATGTCTACCAGATGGCGCTGACGGAATTGTCGCGCTTCCTGAACCGGCACCCGCGCGTGCCGCTGAGCCCGTATGGCACGCACGGCAACCATGGCGCCCACGGCGTGCACGGTCGCCACGGCGGTCCGCGCGGCCAGGCGCTGAGCCGCGCCCAGGCCGCGCAGCAGGCCGACGCCGACGGCAATGCCGAAGCCCCGGCCGCGGCCGACTACGTTTCGCCGGCGACGCCGGTATCCACTTCACGGAGCACTGATGACTAG
- a CDS encoding CNP1-like family protein, with amino-acid sequence MTSLTGVGRRGGLGAAALLLAAASLALAGCKTTGKEMAEEESTWNNPFAPKTFEEAKAMLPPLPQEANLIPFSVSGTGTLSFAVDSKSISVGKDNVVRYTVVTTSQSGARNVTFEGMRCDAFERKLYATLPPGAAEWVPNSSDYGETWHRMQTGVRNAYAATLAIDFFCEGRTVAGKPADMVRELQSRAPSKR; translated from the coding sequence ATGACTAGTTTGACCGGCGTGGGCCGCCGCGGCGGCCTGGGCGCTGCCGCATTGCTGCTTGCCGCGGCCAGCCTGGCGCTGGCCGGCTGCAAGACCACCGGCAAGGAGATGGCCGAGGAAGAAAGCACCTGGAACAACCCGTTCGCGCCCAAGACCTTCGAGGAAGCCAAGGCCATGCTGCCGCCCTTGCCGCAAGAGGCCAACCTGATTCCGTTCTCGGTGTCGGGCACCGGCACGCTGTCGTTCGCGGTGGACAGCAAGTCCATTTCGGTGGGCAAGGACAATGTGGTGCGCTATACCGTGGTCACCACCAGCCAGAGCGGCGCCCGCAACGTGACTTTCGAAGGCATGCGCTGCGACGCATTCGAGCGCAAGCTGTACGCCACCCTGCCCCCCGGCGCCGCCGAATGGGTGCCCAACAGCAGCGACTACGGCGAGACCTGGCACCGCATGCAGACCGGTGTCCGCAACGCCTATGCTGCCACGCTCGCGATCGATTTCTTCTGCGAGGGCCGCACCGTCGCCGGCAAGCCCGCGGACATGGTGCGCGAGCTGCAATCGCGCG